The genomic window GGGTGCAAGTCCGTTCCGCCTGCCGCCGTCGTCGCCATGAAGGCCGCGATGGGCGCGGTCGATCCCGGCGAGGAAAGCCGCAATGACCACCGACCACGACAACGATTTCGAGCCGCACCACAGCTCATCCCCGACCGACCAGATCCTCCAGGAACTGCAGCTCTATGGCTACCGTGCCTTCCAGGACGAGCCTGATCCGAGGCCGCTCCCCGAAGGTCACATCCTCGCCGGCAGCGTCGCCGACATCTTCGAGGCCTTGGTGGTGGCGCTGTCCGACACCCGTCTCGAGCCCGACCTCGAAGACCTGCTCTGGTCGACGGTGAACGTCTTCCATCGTGCCATCGACAGGATCGAGCGAGAGCTCGACGACAACGAGCTGGCGCAGCAGCGCTCACAGCGGGAGCAGGACGGCAGCGAGGTCAAATCCGTCGAGCTGGAGCGACTGACGGCGGAAGGGCAGACGCTGATCGAGCGACGAGGCGCCTTCGAGCTGATGCGCGACCAGGCCGCCGACGAATTCGAACGCCACACCCGTACCGCATGGCGGCCTCGCAACGGGTCGAAGGTCAATCACCACAATCTGACCTCCGCGATGATTGACAGCCGCGATTTCTTGGCCGCGAAGAAGCGAGCCGACAATCAGGTGCTCATGCCGCCCGGCCCCAAAGTCGCGCTGACCGGCGGTCTCGAATTCAACGATCACCGGCTAGTCTGGGCCAAGCTTGATCAGGTTCACGCGAAGCACCCGGACATGGTGCTGTTGCACGGCGGATCGCCCAAGGGGGCCGAGCTGATCGCCGCCAAATGGGCCGACAACCGCAAGGTGCCGCAGATTGCCTTCAAGCCCGACTGGACGAAGCATGCTAAAGCGGCTCCGTTCAAGCGCAACGATGCAATGCTGGAGACGCTACCGATCGGCGTGATGCACTTCCCCGGCACGGGAATCCAGGACAATCTCG from Bradyrhizobium zhanjiangense includes these protein-coding regions:
- a CDS encoding DUF2493 domain-containing protein produces the protein MTTDHDNDFEPHHSSSPTDQILQELQLYGYRAFQDEPDPRPLPEGHILAGSVADIFEALVVALSDTRLEPDLEDLLWSTVNVFHRAIDRIERELDDNELAQQRSQREQDGSEVKSVELERLTAEGQTLIERRGAFELMRDQAADEFERHTRTAWRPRNGSKVNHHNLTSAMIDSRDFLAAKKRADNQVLMPPGPKVALTGGLEFNDHRLVWAKLDQVHAKHPDMVLLHGGSPKGAELIAAKWADNRKVPQIAFKPDWTKHAKAAPFKRNDAMLETLPIGVMHFPGTGIQDNLADKAKKLGIPVWRFGGA